The Candidatus Palauibacter polyketidifaciens genome contains the following window.
GCCCGATTCCACGCCGTCCGCCGAGGCCGCGGCGGTTGCCCCGCTCCCGGGCGAGGGTCCGACCCGCGAATATCGGATTCTCCTCGTCAACCCGCTCGACGTTGACGCGTACGTCTTCGCCGCCGCGGGGGCGGGAAGCGTCGCGCTCGATACCGTGCCGCGCCGGGATTCGGTCCGGGTGAACGTTCGGGTGCGCGCCGATCTCGTCCGCCTCGAGGCTCGGGATGCGGAAGGCATACTCCTGGCGGCGACCGACCTCGCGCTGGCCGGGGATACCCTCAACCGCTGGGACATCGAGGCTGACTCTCCCATCCGACGTGTCACCATCGGGCCCGAGAGTTCGTTAAATGGCAGGAAGGCCTTATACTATGGGAGCGATCTGTGTCCGGATCCGGCGTTGGGTGCGGCGTTAGGTGCAGGGACGATGGGGGAGGGGGAACGCCATGAAGAAGCTGAGGATCGCGCTGGCGCTCGTCGCGAGTATCGCGATGATCGTCGTCGGGCAGCGTCAGGTCGGCCAGAAGGATGTGCGGACGCAGAAGGCCGACGTCCAGGGGTTCGATTCCGAGAACGAGGCCTTGTTCATCTAGCTCGACGGCCGGCGGCCTCGCCGGTCCTACCGTCCGAAGCACCGTTGGGCACTCTCGCGTCCGACGGTGACGGAGCATGACAGGTGCGAGGCACCGGATGAGTCCAGCCAGGAGTCGTGTCGCCCGAGGGGTCGGCTTGCGCCGTCGTCTGCTCCGAATCGCCTTGGTGCCGTATGTGGCGGGGCTCGCCGCCTGCACCGGCGAGGGCTTTGGGCCGCCGCCCCCGTTCTCTGATTGCTCGCTTCCGCTCATGAACTTCACGGACGCCGGCGCCGCGCGCTCAAACATTCCGGCGCTCACCAATCCCGACGTCGCCACGCGGCTCATCGCGCCCCACGTCGGTTACGTCAATCGCGGCGACCTCGTGATCGGGCTCGAATTCAACGGCCAGCCTCTCGCGATACCCCTGAAGCTCCTCTGGTATCACGAGGTTCTGAACCTGCAGGCCGACGTCGACCCGACCGTCCCGAATGCGACGGGAGAACGGCTCACGATCACCTATTCGCCGCTCACCGGGTCTGTCCGGGTCTTTGATCCCGCGGCGACCGACACGCCGGACTTCGCGGTGTCCAACTACGTCCTCGACAACAATCTCGTGATGGACGATGGTTCCGGGACGCTCTACCCCCAGTTGACGCGATCCGCCACCTGCGGCCCGCAGGACGGCGTCAACCTGAAGCGCGTACCGTACGAACTCATGGTGTACGGGGCCTGGCTCCAGGTCTTTCAGGACACCTGGATCGCAACGCGCGTGACGGGGCACGACTTCCTCTACACGCTCTACCCGTACGGGAACTACCGGGACCCGGACAACGCATCGCTCTTCTATCCGACGTCCGCCCCCATCGACCTGCGGCGAAAGCCCAAGGAGCGCGTGGTCGGGGTCCCGTCGGGGACCGGCGGCTACGCGTTCGCCATCTCGGACCTGCGAGAGGTGGCCGCACAGGACCAGGAGGGGCAGAATTTCACCGTCTGGGCCGCGAGTGCCCGCGTCGGGGGCGAGCCCGTGGTCGCGTTCTGGAACTCCGTCGCGCAGAGTGCGCGAGTCTACCACGCCCGTGCCAACGGCCGGTCGCTCACGTTCGAGGTCGTCGAAGGTCGCCGGCAGGACGTGGAAACGGGGAGCGTGTGGAACTTCGGCGGCGAGGCCGTGGCGGGCCCGCTCGACGGAGAGAGACTCGAGCCTCACCCCGAGGCGTACCACGCCTTCTGGTTCGCCTGGG
Protein-coding sequences here:
- a CDS encoding DUF3179 domain-containing (seleno)protein, translated to MRRRLLRIALVPYVAGLAACTGEGFGPPPPFSDCSLPLMNFTDAGAARSNIPALTNPDVATRLIAPHVGYVNRGDLVIGLEFNGQPLAIPLKLLWYHEVLNLQADVDPTVPNATGERLTITYSPLTGSVRVFDPAATDTPDFAVSNYVLDNNLVMDDGSGTLYPQLTRSATCGPQDGVNLKRVPYELMVYGAWLQVFQDTWIATRVTGHDFLYTLYPYGNYRDPDNASLFYPTSAPIDLRRKPKERVVGVPSGTGGYAFAISDLREVAAQDQEGQNFTVWAASARVGGEPVVAFWNSVAQSARVYHARANGRSLTFEVVEGRRQDVETGSVWNFGGEAVAGPLDGERLEPHPEAYHAFWFAWAAFQPDTELWEPPVPLTRSADFVPTDDATLLPSDPDLVRRRPR